A stretch of DNA from Silvanigrella paludirubra:
TGGCAACTCACCTGCATTAAGTAAATTTATGATATTTGGTGCTTTAACTATGTATCTAAATTTCATTAACTTATTTATAAGTTTGTTACAAATTTTTGGTGGACGTAAAAGCTAATTTGGTTTAGGTAACAAAGAAAAGAGCAGATTATTAATTTAATCTGCTCTTTTAATTTCTATTCAAAAAAGTAGATCTTTTAGAATTGAGTGAATAAATCCAAAACATGCGCTTATACAGCTTTTTTATATATTGATTGAGTCTGTTCCTTAATGGCTAAGCCACAAACTAATTTTTTATTTTCATTTTTATTTAGTAAAATATAATTAATGTTCTTTAATATAAAGATCAAAAGTACTTGTATGATCTAATGGATTTTTACCAGAATATCCTCCAACATATTTTTTAACCAAATGTGTTGTTACGGCAGAGTATAATGGCAAAATGGGATAGTCATTCATTAAAACACTGGAAGCCTGTTCAAGTATTTTTTGTCTCTTTTTTAAATCCACTTCCATGGAAGCTTTTTTTAATAAGGTATCATAATTTGTATTTTTATATTTTGCATTATTCATTTGACTACCTGAACGTAACAAATCAGAAAACGAATTAACATCATTATAATCTGCTATCCATCGATCCCAAGCCACTTGAAACTCTCCATTTTGTCTCGATTTTAAAAACACTTTCCATTCTTGATTTTCTAATGTTGCATTCACACCAAGAGCTTGTTTCCACATTGATGCTATGGATAAAACAAGTTTTTTGCTATTATCATTTGTATTATATAAAATATTAACTTTTAATGGTTTTAAAGCGGAATAACCAGCTTCTTCATAAAGTTTTTTCGCTTTTTCAACTCTCATTTTATATTCATCTTTTGACCAATTATAGGTAAATTGTTTATAATTTTTTGCACCTTTTGCAACTAAATCATAAGAAGGAAATTCGCCTCTTCTTGTTATATCTTTCGTAATAATATTACGATCTATTACCATAGATAGAGCTTGGCGTAACTTTAAATTATCTTTAAATGGCGGCTTCTCTAAATTAAAACTAAACCAATAACTTGATAAATAAGGATTGCTTTGAACCTCAGAACCCAATTGTGATTTTAATTTTTCAAATTGATCCATAGATATATCATTTGTAATATCAAGTTGATTTGTTAAAAACATTTGTTGTTCTGTGTTTAAATTTTGGGTTGGATAAAAATTAACTTCTTGAATAACCGTTTTTTTAGCGTCCCAATAATTTGAGTTTTTTTCTAAAGTTAACTTATCTCCAATTTTCCAATATTTTAACATATACGGACCATTTGAAACTATGTTTCCAACTTGATAAAATTTATCTCCATATTTTTCCATCATTTTTTTATGAGCAGGTGAACAATTTCTCATAGAAAGGATATCTAAAATATAGGGAACTGGATTATTTAATTTAATTTGAAGTGTTTCATTATTTAAAGCAACGACACCAAGTGTATTTAAAGGTTCTTTTCCTTGATTAATTGCATCTGCATTTTTAAAATCAGATATTAAAAAGGAATACGTTGAAGCAACTTTAGGATCAACAAGTCTTTGAAAACCATAAACATAGTCATGTGCTGTGATAGGATCTCCATTAGACCATTTTGCATTTTTTCTTAAATGAAATGTGTAAGTAAGGCCATCTTTACTTGACTCCCAACTTGTAGCACCGGCTGGAACTATAATTCCATCTGTATTATCGCGGACAAGTCCTTCAAAAAGATCCTGAGTGATATTATTTCCCTGAACATCTTCTACTTTTTGAGGATCGATTGTAGGAGTTTCAGCACCATTGCCCCTATTTAGTATTTGCTTCTTCGCTAATTTCGTACCAGAAGGAACTTCCGCTCCAAAAGCAGATTGGAGACCACTAAAAGACATTATAACGGACAATATATAAGATATTGAAATAACTTTATGCAATGCATTAGGCATTTGCTACTCCTTAAAAATGGTATTCTTTGGTAATTCAAAAAAATACCATTAAACAAAGTAACCGTCTAGGAGCATCGCTTGATCAACAAAAAATAAATAAAATAAAGGAATACATTAAAATGTTTTTCTCTATAATTTTCATTCTAAGTTCAATTTATTTTTAACAAAATTTAATAAAATCATCAGATATTGCGCTTTACGTAAAATTAGGAAAACTACGAACAGAATTGCCCCCTGCAACATAACATTAAAATTACTAAAGTATGAATAAATTATAATTTTATTTGATAATTTGTAATTAAATATTTTATATTTAAAAATATGAATCGTTTTTATATAGTTTTTAATTAATATAAATAATTAATAATGAGTTGAAATTTTATATCATTTTTAGACCTAGATACAAGAAAGCACAATGATTTAGAGAAAAAAAATTCTGAATTGAATGGAAATTTGAAGCTTATAAAGATTATAAAGAGAAAGTCTATTTAACAGTTGTAGTAGAAAGTGAAAAATATTTAGTACTTTTTTAAGCGAATTCGGTCTGCACAACTAAATATATTTAATAAGAATTTATTCAGATTTTAATTAAATCTAGGTTTTGAACAACTTAATTTATAAGTGTTTTAGAAGTTTCATTACTTTTATCTTCGATTTTAAAAATATCATTTATTGAATTGCGTATGAACCATTCACCTTGTTTTTCTAATGACTCTTTTTTTACATTTTGAACATGCATATTTAAAATTTCATGGTCAATAGAATAAATTTTATTAGCTGTTGAAATGTTAATTTTCTTTGGAAGAGCTAAATTATTGAACTTTAATGTAAATATTTTTGTTTTATTTTTATCTAGAATATTTATAGTTCCTAAATTTGAAATTGCTGTCCAAGAAATTTCATTTGTATTATTATAATCTGACAAATTAATATTCACAATTGAATTTTTTTCTTCCGGAATTTCAGTAATTCGAATTTCTGCTGGAGTTGTCGATTTTTTCGTATTTGATAAGTTAATTATATAAATATCTTCACCTTCACCACCATCTAATTCAAGTAAATTATTATTTTCACTTAAATCTAAGTTAGCCATTAAAATATCATTTCCTTTCATTCCTTTTAAATAATCATTTCCACTTAAACCATTTAGAACA
This window harbors:
- a CDS encoding peptide ABC transporter substrate-binding protein, yielding MPNALHKVISISYILSVIMSFSGLQSAFGAEVPSGTKLAKKQILNRGNGAETPTIDPQKVEDVQGNNITQDLFEGLVRDNTDGIIVPAGATSWESSKDGLTYTFHLRKNAKWSNGDPITAHDYVYGFQRLVDPKVASTYSFLISDFKNADAINQGKEPLNTLGVVALNNETLQIKLNNPVPYILDILSMRNCSPAHKKMMEKYGDKFYQVGNIVSNGPYMLKYWKIGDKLTLEKNSNYWDAKKTVIQEVNFYPTQNLNTEQQMFLTNQLDITNDISMDQFEKLKSQLGSEVQSNPYLSSYWFSFNLEKPPFKDNLKLRQALSMVIDRNIITKDITRRGEFPSYDLVAKGAKNYKQFTYNWSKDEYKMRVEKAKKLYEEAGYSALKPLKVNILYNTNDNSKKLVLSIASMWKQALGVNATLENQEWKVFLKSRQNGEFQVAWDRWIADYNDVNSFSDLLRSGSQMNNAKYKNTNYDTLLKKASMEVDLKKRQKILEQASSVLMNDYPILPLYSAVTTHLVKKYVGGYSGKNPLDHTSTFDLYIKEH